Genomic window (Sphingomonas sp. HF-S4):
CGCAGTACCTTCGGGCAAGCCGGCGAGCAGCACGCGTTCGAAATCGCGCGACTCGATCGAATGGTAGGGCGATTTGAGCGTCCGCGCGTGCCCGGGGAAGGCGACGTCGTAGCGAGTCCAGCGATGGCCGATCATCGGCGTCACCAGCCAGCGGTTCGTTGGGGCGATGTCGCTGGAGAAGAAAGACCAGAGATGGTTTCCGCCGAGATGCGCGCCGGCTTCGATCAGCTTCAGCCTGGCCTCGGGATGCCGGGCGTGGACGGCACGTGCGATCAGCCCTCCGGCAAGACCGCCGCCGATAATGGCGAGGTCACAGCTGATCGTGGCCGACATCGATCCCGCCTAGCCCAGCGGGGCAGGCGTTCCAACAAAAACCCTCCCCGGGGCGATGCCGGGGAGGGCAGGGGTGGTGGGAGCAGAGCAATGCGCTCCCGAGAGATCAGGCGGCCTTGAGCAGCGGCCACTCCTCGGCCATCGCGCGCGCCACTGTGGGACGAGCGCGCAGCCGGGTGCGATAGGCGAGCAGCACCGGCCAGTCGGCGATCGCCACCCCGGCGGTCTCGCACCAGTTGAGCACCGTCAGCAGATAGGCGTCGGCGACGGTGAAGCGATCTTCGAGGAAGTCGCGACCCTCCAGATGCGCTGCGAGCACGCCGAACGGCTTGGCCACCCGGGCGCGCGCGGCGGCGCGCTCCTCGGGGCCTGCCGTCTTGCCGAGCAGCGGGGTGAACACGCTCTTGTGCAGCTCGGTGCCGGTGAAGTTGAGC
Coding sequences:
- a CDS encoding glutathione binding-like protein; the encoded protein is MKLYFRPFACSLAARIALIEAELDAELVAVPADGRLPDGRDFREISPMGYVPALETGNGFVLTEGPAVLTYIAELAPEGALSFTGFSNAHYRMLAWLNFTGTELHKSVFTPLLGKTAGPEERAAARARVAKPFGVLAAHLEGRDFLEDRFTVADAYLLTVLNWCETAGVAIADWPVLLAYRTRLRARPTVARAMAEEWPLLKAA